GTATGGTCCGGGAGGTTTCCAGTCTGACAGACAGGACCTCTCCACTTGTATCGAAGGCAAGGATGTTCACGGCTCCTCCTCAGGTTCGTCTATGACGATAGTACGTGTCCCATCGTCATTGATGCTGATAGTGATATGGATGAGCCTCGGGGGAAGGGCTTCTTCCACTTTTTCGCTCCATTCAATAAAGGTGACACCCTTGCCGTAGATATACTCTTCGAGCCCCAACAGTTCGAACTCTTCTGTCGAATCAATACGATAGACGTCGATGTGATAAAGGGGCAGGGTTCCTTCGTACGCAGAGGCAATGGTGAATGTCGGGCTCGTCACCGCTTCTTGTATCCCCAGAAAGGAGGCAACGCCCTGTATGAAGGTTGTTTTTCCTGCGCCGAGAGGGCCGTGCATACAAACGACAGCCCCGGGGCTAAGGCCTGCCGCAAAGTCCGCCCCCAAGGCTTGCGTCTGTTCGCCACTTGATGTTTTATGCTCTTTCATCTGTTTTTCCGTTCAGGAGAGTCTTCCCTCACGTTCCTGTTCGGCAATATACGCCTTCATGCTTTTGATTGCCGGCAGAAGAGGGTAATCAATGTGATCGAGGAAGGAAACAGCTATATGAGTTCCGCCTGTGGGAAGGTGTTCTATACTAAAGCTGACACGTTTATCCTGCACCTCTGTCCCTATATGCTTAATTGAAGCTACTGCGGTAAATTCCCGTCGATAAAGGATGGCTAAATCCTTTTTGCGGATCTCTTTTAGTCCTAACACCTGCATAGTGCTATACTGTAGGAGAAATCACCGGTCTTGGTCAATTATCGGTTAACGTTTTTTCGCGATGGAATCTTCAAGTCCGTAGACGTAGGAGTTGATTCGATTGAGATGCTTTCTGCTCATCCGGGTGAATTGGATGTGCATAATGCCTCCGATGGGTCGAAGTCTTGAAAGGCTCCGCACCTTCCCATACACCACGACTTGGTTTGATCCCCGGCCTGTCTCAAATTCGAGTTTAATCAATTCTCCCGTTCCAAGGGGATAATTGCTCTTCATTGCGCAGCCTCCGGCGGAGATGTCGTTGATCGTGCCGAGGGTACCCCGCTTATGTTCGACAACCGCCTTCTTTTCCATAGTTTTTCCGCTTCCTGCTGCCAGGACCCTGATGGGATAAAAGTAGGCCGGTCGACTCATTTCTCGCCTGCGGTAGCGCCGTTGCTGCTCTTTCTTGATTTTTCCTGCATGCTGAATGAAGAGGCTTGAAACTCCTCTCAACTGGTTATAGCCGAGGACCTTGCTCTCGAAGCTGTAGCCTTGTCCGTTCGAGCGCCAGAAAAAAACCTTTACCTTGGTCCATTTTTTCCAGCGTATCTGGTTACCACGATTATCAACAGGAACCGTCAGGCTGAGATTTTTTTGGAGATTGCCGTTTATCTTGGATTGAAATCGATTTCCGACCTCGTCTTGAATTGTGAGAGCCTGGCCCAGTGGAATCTGCTTTGATGAGCCGTAATTGCCCGTCCCTCCGCCTCCGGAGCGTTCGAGTTTCTGCTTGATCCTGTAGAGCTCCAGCTTTCTTGCTTCCTTATCCACACCTGGATGCGGATCCGTTTCAATACTGGAAAATGTCCTTTTTAATGCAGAATCAAGGCTCTGACCGCTTTGTAATAAGCGTAAGGGAGGGATGTTTGCCCCCTGTGCTATCTGCATGAGAAGCGTGCTTTCTCTTTTACTGAGACCTCGAGCCTGTGCATGCCGCTTGAATGTACGTTTGCTTCCCCTGCTTGCGGTCCGTGATCTGGTTCCGCCGCCGCCTTTGCCGCCGACAAGAAGCAGAATTCCAAAAAAAACTACAACAACGATGACCCCGATAATGGTCGTTCTGGGGTCGCTTTTTTTGATTGTGGGAACAAATTGCAAAAGTGGAAGTGCTGTTTCCCACATCATCCCGCTTCGCTCTCCTTAAGAGCGGATTCTATCTCCGTACAGAGGGTGGAGATACGAGGAGCTATTTCATATTCGACCAGATCACCGATGAGCACGGCATCCGAAGAATCGAAGGCATCGGTAAGTTCTGCAAGAATGGGATTAAGTTCCTGATAAAGCGTACCGATTTGTGGAGAATCACCTTCTCCAAGCAGGTCGATATCGCAGCAAGCCTTTAGATAGGGGAAGAGGCGCGTCAACTTTCCGTACAATTCTGTAAAGGTGACAATCTGCTGCATGGCCTCGGAGTCCTTTCCCGTCTGAAGTAATATAGGAAGATCTTCCAGGACGGGAACGATTTCCCGAAGTGCAGCAACCGCATTGTCAAGTTCCTTTCTGGGATTCTGAACTTCGTCGAGACGGTCTCTGATGAGTATTTCCAGATTTCTGAAAAAATCGATCAAAGCAAGAGCCTGAGGTCCGGGTTTACCCAGAGCAAGACCCGATGCGGCGAGGAGTTGATCAAATCGAGCGGCAAGTGGTTCACCCGATTCTCCCGGATTGATAAGAGGATCGACAGAACCCCTAACGGGACCGTATTCGGCAAGCAATTGCCGGACCACCTCAAGGTTTGCCGAAGCAAGAGCCTGCTTAAACATGATAATGTAATCCAGGAGAATCGTTAGGTGTTCATTCCTCTGTTCCAGAAAGGATGAAGCCACGAGATTGATGGTCTTTGATGAGTGGATGGAGATATCCTTCCAGCTCTCTTTATCCAATAGGTCCGCACGTTTCCCGTCGATCTCAATTCCCGTTATTGAATACTCATTATTCTTTAGCCACCCTGATATGCCGGCGACAACTTCCCCTATCGTCTGTTCGTCTTCAATCGTCACATCGAAAGGAACACTGTTAACCAGAATTTGCACCCCATTCTCCTTCATGTATAGTGCCTTACTGCCCGGAGTTGTTTAGATTATTCAGGGCGCGGCTGTTTTCCTGCATGGTACTCAGGGCACTCTCCATCTGTCCGTATTTCACCTTGAGCTGCTGCTCTTTGCGTTCTAAATCGTCTTCCATTTCCTTAATATCATTATCGGTATCATCTATTCGTTCATTTAGCCCCGATACTCTGGTCGCAATTAAGCCTCCTGTCTGGGTATAGTAGGAGGTATATTGATCCATAGCATAACCGACACCGGAGTCCACGACAAGATCCCCGTCACTGTCCCTTCCGAAAAGTTCCTTGATCGCGGGTAAGAGGTCGGATTTCAATACCTCATCAAGCTTCGCTTCGTTGATCTCAAGGTAACCGCGCAGCCTTTTTTGATCCACCCCGCCGCCGAAACCTGAACTGTTGGTCGATATCCCAATCTGATTGAGCATGGAAAGTCGATTGTCCGCACTGGTTTTGTAGGGGGTGATGATCAACTGCTGCAGTCTGTTTTTCAACTGCATAAAGGTGGTGTCTCCCTGAAAGATTCCAAGCTGGTCCTGTGCCGCTTTCCGTTCGTCATCGGTGAAATATTCGATTTCATCTATGATCGATTCATTTGTATCGGTCATGATATTGATGCGGGTTAGAAGCTGGTTGTAGCTGCCGACAAAGGCTATGATGTCGTTTTTAATCGTTTCACGGTCGGGTTCTATATGAATATCCACAGGCCCGTCGGAAGGGGCCTTTACATGAAGCGTGATACCGGGTATCACATCATCAATCTCGTTATCCGGCCGCCTGACCTCGATCCCTTCGATTTTGATGATCGAATCCGAAGCGGCAGATATTGCATGCGCCGGGGATGCATCCCCTCTAACCTCGGGATCGGTGATGGCCATCTTTTTTACAGTAATCCTCCGATTGGTGTTTCCCCCGTTGTTGATTTCCAGTTTTTTCGGAAAATCGGAAAGTTCGTTTCTCCCCAGGACGATTGTTGCTTCGGTATCCTCACCGGAGATCGGTGATAAAGCGTTTCCGTCAATCGAAAAAATGTCCTTTGATTCGCTGTAGGGTGGGGGAGGCGGAGGCTGCCACGGGGGTACTTCAACCTGGCTTTCGCTGTTCTGGATGGTAATTCCTTCGTAGGTAACCCCCTCGGGAGGAGAGAGTGATGGTCCGCTGGGTGGCGATGGGGGTGAGTACGCCTCTTTCGGCAGATTTTCGACCGTATAGGTGACCGATAGCTGCTGCTTACCCGTTAGCGCATGGTTGATATCTACTGTCTGACGCTCCCCCGGCTCTGCTGTTTTATTGGGTGTCAGCGAGAAGCTATCTTCTACTGCTTCTTCCAGCATTCCCATATCAAGGGCAAGGGCTTTTGTCGCATCATCAAAGAACAGCTTGTTTTCTTCGCCGGTTTTCAAGCTGCTGATCACCATTACCTTTGTATCGAAGGTGTCCCGTACCACCGAAGCCGCAAGAAGACCTGTTCCACGGCGGTTTATCGCCTGGGCAAAAGAATCAAGGTCGCCACCTCGGAATTTTACTGATACCTCTTCGTCTCCTACCCGAAATCTATATGTACCCTCCGGAACATGATAGTCATTCGGTAGTGAAGCGCTAGCGAAACGATCGGCGGAAGCCACTTGTATGACCTCCACGGCGCTTGTCGCTTCTTCGGCCTGACGACCCGCCGTTGCCGTGAGTGCATTTTCCTGAGAAGAATCGGCAACCAGATTTTGAAAGGGGTTTTGGAATCCGTAGAGTTTTTTCGCACTATCCCGAAATCGATCAATGGTTCTATTGATCACCTGCCAGGCGTCTTTTTGCTGCTTATACTCTTCTTTTCGATCTTCAAGGCGATTGAGGGGGATACGCTCGGCATCCATGATCGCCTTGATCATTTCATCTGTCTTGTATTTACTATTTACGCCCGGTATCGATAAATCAGACATGCCTTGTAAAAGCCCCCGAAATAACGGGGACCTTTCAGATCTCCTCGTCGATCAGAAGGCCTATGGCCTCCTTCATCCTGCGATGAAGCCGCTGAAGTTCCTCCGGGGGTATCTCCTTGATCACCTTATCGGTTTGCCGGTCCACCACCTTTACTACTATGGTACCGAGATCACGGTTGAGAATAAATTTAAGTTTACGATCGAATAAACTCGTCATCCGGAGAATATCTTTCAAATAACCTTCCGCATCTTTTTCAGAAATTGGCGCGGCAGCAGCTTCCTTTTTGCTTTGCTCTTCTGCAATACGCTGAGCTTTCGCCTTAGCCTTGATGGCCTGGGCTACTTCACTGTTTCTACGGACCGTTTCCATTCGAGCAGCGTTATTCGATAGATTCTGTATGTCGAGTTCCATAAGAACCACCTCTTTAGAAAAAAAGACAGGGAAGGGGCGCGGCCTCCCCTGTCCGAAAAATGGATGAGAAAACGTCCAGGAATCTCATCCGGAAAAGAACGGTATACTTAAAAAAGCTGAAGTACCGACTGGGTCTTTGTATTTGCCTGAGCAAGCATCGCGGTGCCGGCCTGCGTAAGGATCTGGTTTTTCATGTAGTCAACCATTTCCGAAGCCATGTCGACATCTCTGATTCGACTTTCGGCAGCCTGAAGATTTTCGGCCGCGATAGATACACCCTGGCTGGCTGTCTCAAAGCGGTTCTGATATGCGCCAAGATCGGCTCGCTGACGCGAGACCTGACGGAGGGCGGTATCAAGTTGGCCGATAGCCATATTTGCAGAGTCTACCGAGGTGATCGAAATCATCTCTTCGGTTCCCTGCGACCCCTGAAGTCCGAGCGCCTGTGCAGTCATGGTTCCGATAAAAATTCTTTCACTCTGGTCCATATTGGCCCCGACCTGGAACTGCATGACCTGTTCTCCATTCTGTGCAAAACGACCGGTAAGCATGTTCATACCATTGAACTGTGCATGGCTGGCGATTCTGTTGACTTCGTCGACCAACTGACTGACTTCGACCTGAATCTGCATTCTGTCTTCGTCTGTATAGATGCCGTTTGCCGACTGTACCGAGAGTTCTCTCAGCCTATGAAGTATATCCTGAGTTTCCTGCAGGTATCCTTCCGTTGCCTGGATGAAGGAGACACCATTTTCGATGTTCCGTGTAGCCTGATTAAGCCCCTTGATCTGGCCCCGCATTTTTTCGGATACCGCAAGACCTGAAGCATCGTCGCCGGCCCTGTTGATACGCATGCCGGAGCTGAGCTTTTCGATGTTGCTTTGCACCTCATTGTTACGTACGCTAAGACTTCTGTTTGCGTACATGGCGCTCATGTTGTGGTTAATAATCATAAACCCTCCTTGATATCTAACGAAGGCATCCTTTGCCTTCAACGATTCGGTGTCGTTTGAGAAGGAAAACAGAAGAATAAGTTCGCGCCTCTTCTGCCCCGTTCGCTTCCTTCATGCAGAAAAACGAGGAGTAATCCCGACCTCCTAAAAGGAGATCGGGTAACTCTACGCTCCGACACCCGGAGGGATTGTTTTCAAAGATCCTACGGGATAGGATTACTGCTTATAGTGTAGTCCTCTATCCGAAAAGTTGCAAGACTGACTGTGTTTTCATGTTTGCCTGGGACAGCATAGCCGTTCCTGCCTGAACAAGGATCTGGTTCTTGGTGTATTTCACCATCTCATCGGCCATGTCGGTGTCTCTAATCCTGCTTTCCGCCGCCTGGAGGTTTTCGGACGCGACATCGATGCCTTTCACCGCATGTTCGAGCCTGTTCTGATAAGCCCCGAGATCGGCCCGCTGCTTGTTTACGCTCTTGAGAGCGGAATCCAGGGTACCGATGGCCCGGTTTGCATCTTCGGGGGTCTCGATGGTTAAAATTTCGTTAGTCCCGATATTTCTCACACCGAGTGCGGCACTGGTCATGGTACCGATAAAGACCCGTTCCCTCTGATCCATATTGGCCCCGATGTGGAACCACATACTGGCTGTAACGGTGTTTTCTCCCGATTCCCGGGCAAAACGGCCGGTAAGCATGTTCATCCCGTTAAACTGTGCATGGCTGGCAATTCGGTCGACCTCATCAACCAACTGACTAATTTCAACCTGGATCTGCATTCTGTCCTCGTCGGAGTAGATACCGTTGGCGGACTGTACCGAAAGCTCCCTCATGCGGTGCAGAATATCCTGAGTCTCCTGAAGATATCCTTCGGTCGACTGGATAAAGCTGATGCCGTTGGAGGCGTTTCTGCTTGCCTGATTCAAGCCTCTAATCTGAGACCTCATCTTTTCTGATACTGCCAGACCCGATGCATCATCGCCTGCACGGTTGATGCGAAGACCTGAAGAGAGCTTTTCCATGTTTTTGCTTACTGCGTTGTTACTAATCTTGAGGCGATTTTGTGAAAAGACAGCACTCATGTTGTGATTAATGATCATATGACATCCTCCTTGAATGTTACGGAAGCATCCTTGCTTCCTTTTCGGCGAATTTGAAAAAGATTTTCTTAAGCCCCTTTCAGTATCCGCCGATGCTTTACATGAAGAGGGAAGGTGGGTACTGGCCAGTTTACCGCGGTTTGACCTTTCCTCAGTCTAAAGCTTCGGCATGGAGAAGGTCAAACTTTAGCTTTTTTGAAAAAAAGATGAAGAAAATTCCGTAGTGTTAGGAATATTGGTGGTAATCGCTTCTGTGCATGATCATCCATCGCCGCAAAGGCGCGTGAAATCTATTCGATATCTTTCGCATAGTAAAGGGCAAGAGGATCTTGCGGATCAATTTTCAGGATCTCACGGAAACAGCGCTGGGCCTCTTCATAGTTGTCTTTTTTTAACTCGAGGATTGCAATATTCGATATGATTTTGACATTCTTCGGTTCTATGGCCCTGGCCTTTTCCAACACGACCCTGCATTGGTCATATTCTCCGAGCTCCATGAGGCAGATGGCAAGTTCGTTATAGATGTCTACTTCCTTTTCTTCCAATTCCAAGGCCCTATAAAGCGCTTTTTTGCCTGCTGTATAGTCGCCACTCCGTCTGAGCGCCCAGCCCAGCAAGAACCAGCCACTCCAAACTTCGGGACGCACAGAGAGAAAGCTCTTGATTTTCTCTATGCCTTCCTTCTCGTGTTTTTCTTTTATGGCTTCGAATGCCTCATGAAAAAGCCGGTCGAGTTGTTCATTGCTTTCAAGCTCATCAAGCGCCTTTTCCACCTTGGGTATACGGGGATCATTATCCTCAGCAAGGGAGAGAAAGTCGCTCAAAAGCATTTTTGCCCTTCCAAGCTTGCGCAGTTTGAGGAAAAAATAGCCGGCATTGAAATGTACTCCCGGACTTTGCGGAAAGGAGACGATGGCCTTTTCATAGGTATTGATCGCCCTGATTGCGGCGTCTTCTGCCAGGGAAATACGTCCCTGATCGACATAGAGATCAAGCTGCTGTTCATATAGAAGGGCAAGGTTAAGGGGTGTTTTCTCTTCCTGTGGATCGAGACGGGAGAGCGCAAGAAAAAGTTCCTCGGCAAGGTCGAAATCGAGCCTCTTTGCTTTTACAATGGCCGCCTCCGTCATTGTGGAAACAATGTCGGGCTGAAGGGCAAGGATGAAACTTCGGAAGTAGTCGGCATGGCTATGCTCGGGATTCCATGCCAATATCTTCAACATGGCCGAAATGATCATCTCCCAGGAGAGATCGGCAAAGTCCACGACTTTCCCCATGCCGGGAGGCACTTCGACGGGAAGCATGATGGACGGATCTATGGAAAAGTCTCCAATGGAACGATGAAAGTCCTCAGGTAAAGAGATATACAATAAGCGATCTATTTCTTCTTTTCCGCCCATCTATGCCTCTTTCGGATTCTTGGCGACAGCCGATGAGAGTGGACGGGCTTTCATATAATCATTCAGCATGACTTTATATTCAATGGGAGTCTGGTCCTCTATAAATTGGATGGCAACCGCTGTAAGATCCTTTCTGCCTTCGACCTCCTCGCTTCTAACGATGGTTGCCGGAAGATTGAAGGCCCGTTGTTCGACGGTTTCAAGATGAAGATGGCATTCCTTGCCCAAAAGGAATTTTGCAACACCGGAAACGACGACCTTTGCTCCGGAAAATGAGAGATCTCTGATAATGCAGGGGCGGGGGATGCTTTCCACCCGAAGCTGGCCAGCCTTTGAGGTCAGGCCCAATTTCCGGATGCTGTTGGCATCGATCTGAATACGTTCTTCTTTGCGTTTCTTTGAATTAACGCTGGCTTCCAACAAGGTTCCCAGAATTCCTATTAAATCGTCCGGCGGCCGTTGGGTAAATTCGAGATTGACAAAATTAAGTGTGGGATGTTCTTTGTTATAAGGGTTAAACCCGCTTATTTTTGATGCGACGAAAAAGGCAAGGGGGTCGTTTTTATCGTTTTCCTGAAAGGAAAGACGTAACGACACAAGATTGTTTGCCTGTCGAAGCCGTTCAAATGTCTCACTTGAGACGTTT
The window above is part of the Sediminispirochaeta bajacaliforniensis DSM 16054 genome. Proteins encoded here:
- the tsaE gene encoding tRNA (adenosine(37)-N6)-threonylcarbamoyltransferase complex ATPase subunit type 1 TsaE; this translates as MKEHKTSSGEQTQALGADFAAGLSPGAVVCMHGPLGAGKTTFIQGVASFLGIQEAVTSPTFTIASAYEGTLPLYHIDVYRIDSTEEFELLGLEEYIYGKGVTFIEWSEKVEEALPPRLIHITISINDDGTRTIVIDEPEEEP
- a CDS encoding PilZ domain-containing protein, with the protein product MMWETALPLLQFVPTIKKSDPRTTIIGVIVVVVFFGILLLVGGKGGGGTRSRTASRGSKRTFKRHAQARGLSKRESTLLMQIAQGANIPPLRLLQSGQSLDSALKRTFSSIETDPHPGVDKEARKLELYRIKQKLERSGGGGTGNYGSSKQIPLGQALTIQDEVGNRFQSKINGNLQKNLSLTVPVDNRGNQIRWKKWTKVKVFFWRSNGQGYSFESKVLGYNQLRGVSSLFIQHAGKIKKEQQRRYRRREMSRPAYFYPIRVLAAGSGKTMEKKAVVEHKRGTLGTINDISAGGCAMKSNYPLGTGELIKLEFETGRGSNQVVVYGKVRSLSRLRPIGGIMHIQFTRMSRKHLNRINSYVYGLEDSIAKKR
- the fliD gene encoding flagellar filament capping protein FliD, with the protein product MSDLSIPGVNSKYKTDEMIKAIMDAERIPLNRLEDRKEEYKQQKDAWQVINRTIDRFRDSAKKLYGFQNPFQNLVADSSQENALTATAGRQAEEATSAVEVIQVASADRFASASLPNDYHVPEGTYRFRVGDEEVSVKFRGGDLDSFAQAINRRGTGLLAASVVRDTFDTKVMVISSLKTGEENKLFFDDATKALALDMGMLEEAVEDSFSLTPNKTAEPGERQTVDINHALTGKQQLSVTYTVENLPKEAYSPPSPPSGPSLSPPEGVTYEGITIQNSESQVEVPPWQPPPPPPYSESKDIFSIDGNALSPISGEDTEATIVLGRNELSDFPKKLEINNGGNTNRRITVKKMAITDPEVRGDASPAHAISAASDSIIKIEGIEVRRPDNEIDDVIPGITLHVKAPSDGPVDIHIEPDRETIKNDIIAFVGSYNQLLTRINIMTDTNESIIDEIEYFTDDERKAAQDQLGIFQGDTTFMQLKNRLQQLIITPYKTSADNRLSMLNQIGISTNSSGFGGGVDQKRLRGYLEINEAKLDEVLKSDLLPAIKELFGRDSDGDLVVDSGVGYAMDQYTSYYTQTGGLIATRVSGLNERIDDTDNDIKEMEDDLERKEQQLKVKYGQMESALSTMQENSRALNNLNNSGQ
- a CDS encoding flagellar protein FlaG, with protein sequence MELDIQNLSNNAARMETVRRNSEVAQAIKAKAKAQRIAEEQSKKEAAAAPISEKDAEGYLKDILRMTSLFDRKLKFILNRDLGTIVVKVVDRQTDKVIKEIPPEELQRLHRRMKEAIGLLIDEEI
- a CDS encoding flagellin N-terminal helical domain-containing protein, coding for MIINHNMSAMYANRSLSVRNNEVQSNIEKLSSGMRINRAGDDASGLAVSEKMRGQIKGLNQATRNIENGVSFIQATEGYLQETQDILHRLRELSVQSANGIYTDEDRMQIQVEVSQLVDEVNRIASHAQFNGMNMLTGRFAQNGEQVMQFQVGANMDQSERIFIGTMTAQALGLQGSQGTEEMISITSVDSANMAIGQLDTALRQVSRQRADLGAYQNRFETASQGVSIAAENLQAAESRIRDVDMASEMVDYMKNQILTQAGTAMLAQANTKTQSVLQLF
- a CDS encoding flagellin N-terminal helical domain-containing protein, which encodes MIINHNMSAVFSQNRLKISNNAVSKNMEKLSSGLRINRAGDDASGLAVSEKMRSQIRGLNQASRNASNGISFIQSTEGYLQETQDILHRMRELSVQSANGIYSDEDRMQIQVEISQLVDEVDRIASHAQFNGMNMLTGRFARESGENTVTASMWFHIGANMDQRERVFIGTMTSAALGVRNIGTNEILTIETPEDANRAIGTLDSALKSVNKQRADLGAYQNRLEHAVKGIDVASENLQAAESRIRDTDMADEMVKYTKNQILVQAGTAMLSQANMKTQSVLQLFG
- a CDS encoding tetratricopeptide repeat protein, which codes for MGGKEEIDRLLYISLPEDFHRSIGDFSIDPSIMLPVEVPPGMGKVVDFADLSWEMIISAMLKILAWNPEHSHADYFRSFILALQPDIVSTMTEAAIVKAKRLDFDLAEELFLALSRLDPQEEKTPLNLALLYEQQLDLYVDQGRISLAEDAAIRAINTYEKAIVSFPQSPGVHFNAGYFFLKLRKLGRAKMLLSDFLSLAEDNDPRIPKVEKALDELESNEQLDRLFHEAFEAIKEKHEKEGIEKIKSFLSVRPEVWSGWFLLGWALRRSGDYTAGKKALYRALELEEKEVDIYNELAICLMELGEYDQCRVVLEKARAIEPKNVKIISNIAILELKKDNYEEAQRCFREILKIDPQDPLALYYAKDIE
- a CDS encoding PilZ domain-containing protein, which produces MTSQQINRFYQHYREIDVTFNKDVIRATGLLAKHIFLKFLGSQIPCIVFSASMTGAKVIANVSSETFERLRQANNLVSLRLSFQENDKNDPLAFFVASKISGFNPYNKEHPTLNFVNLEFTQRPPDDLIGILGTLLEASVNSKKRKEERIQIDANSIRKLGLTSKAGQLRVESIPRPCIIRDLSFSGAKVVVSGVAKFLLGKECHLHLETVEQRAFNLPATIVRSEEVEGRKDLTAVAIQFIEDQTPIEYKVMLNDYMKARPLSSAVAKNPKEA